The segment ACAGGAGCGTAACGAAGGGGAATCTAAGATTTCAGTGCTTGGAATTAAAGGCTCAAAGCACCTTAAATGGCATTTCAGCCTTTTAAAATTTAAGCTGTTACTTGGCTTAGTTTCCCTGATATTGTTCTACAAATCAAATTGTTCTACCTATATCAAATGTAATGAAAGCTGGTTTCAGACCCAGTTGAAAGTGACCAGCGTGCTCGCACCCATTACCAGGCATGTGGTGAGATGCAACAAGCAGTGTGATTTCCTGGACAAAGAAAGTTTTGGAACCAGGAAAAAGAGCAGTGCTAGCACCTGCTGTTACTTTTTATGATCCtgttaagaaaatgtttaacaaattatttatttggcATCTGCGATGTGAATGTATGTTGTATTGCAAACATCCAAAATACTTGCAATTAGTATTTAGTAATCTGCTTCTACGGTTTAACCTCCACTTTAGCCATTTTGGATTTGTGCTTTTGCCGTTTGGATTTCAGTGTTCTTCGTTgttcagcaaaataaaagaaaaaaaatatagaactcttttctttccccctcccctttgctgagttttgctttttaatagcACACGTGTTCATTCATATTGTAAAATTAGCTGATACTGAGAAGGTTTTTGATTTTATTGAGATCCAACAGCTTCAGGGAAAAACCTGTGACAGTGTATGCCACCCAGGATTAAAAATGCCTTGTGTGGTTTGGTTTCTCTTCAAGACCTGATGTGATGTTGTTGCGGTTCGATGATAGGGTGAAATGCTTAGTGGGACATCTGTGTGTCCAGCACAGTGACTGTCGTGTCTTTGACAGATACCagaatagttcagttgttgCCCCTGCGCAGCGCCCTATGGAATGAATTGGAATGGCTTTGTCTACTTGAGTTGGACTTTGCTTTTGGCAAAGTTTCTGCTTCTGACCGTGTGATTTCTTCTtgtgttgttctgttttctagtgaCTGTGTAGCAAAAGACATGGCAACGTGGGAATCTTCTGGACAGTGGATGTTTTCGTGTTACTCTCCTGAGGCAGGCAAGCCTAATGTTTCAGGTAGGTAACCTGGTTGTTAGTGTTGCTGAGTGCTGCTACTGCTTAGAATGCATTTCTATACTTGTCCACACTGCTTTGCCTCGATGGGACTGTTTGCAAGGTGATGCCCTGCCTTGTGATGCAGCAGGTAGGGGCACTGGGTGATGGTGTTCCTTTGGTGTGTTGGCACCTTGGAAGTTCATCCGGGAGTCCTTTTTGTGTCTCCAAGTCGAAGTGGGTTCTCCCAGGTGGTGTAGCGAGGGCAGTTTCTTGTATAGCTCTAGAGGGcaattttgtcttctggttgTATTTCCTTTGGAGCATGTTTGATTGGTtgcctccctgcaggctttcgaGAATTCTCGGCTGAGGAGGTGCGTCTGGAGTATTataactgcagtgcaaacaacaACACTGAGAACTACGTAAGTATTTAAAACTGACCTTTTATGTGGATACATTCCAGGTAGGTAGACCTGCTGGCCTGAATGTTGTGCCGTAACTGAGTGACCTGATCtggctgtaggtgtccctgttcactgcaggagagttgggTCAGATGGCTTTCAAGGTCCTTTCTGACTCAAACAGGTCTAGGATTctactttcttccttctgataAGTGAATGACAGTCCTGACAAGTTATGCAGGTACAAAATGTATTACCCAATTCATGAGTTTCTGTTGATCAAGTGGGGCAAAATCTGAAGTGTCCAGTCTGTTTTATAAAAGCTGATAGCAAACAACGTGATCTCTTAGCATGTGACTAGACACAAAAGAATTATTGATGTTTGTGGTGCAAGATCCCCTAGGAAATATTAAGAGGTGCAGTAATACAAATACTCAGTGCTTTGCTCTTGCTAGCATTTGGAACATGAGttgactttatttatttatttatttatttatttatttatttatttatttatcaggAGTATTCAGTTAGGCTGGGCTGTGGTTGGGCTGTTTTTGTAAACTTAAGTGTGGgacattcaggttggatatttctgaaaatattaatcACTCTTGTTACGTAGCACTTCAATCATAGTTGCCAAGACACAGTTACTATTTATTCCTGCGTATGTTTTGTGCAGCAATCTGTTGGTTTGCATTAAAGGGACTGCTTTAAATTGAGTTCATTTCTGCAAAGCTAAAGCTTTAAGGTGATAACGGCTAACATATTCAGAGgtgttctgttttgaaaatggcTGTTGTTTCTCTGAAATGCCATAGAAGCGAAGACAGACTCACAACATGAGCTTAAGGATTGAGTGCACAAGTGGATGGGctagaaataaaacaagaacaggAAAGCCTAGTCTTTTACATTTAAGACTTGtgtattttgtattcttttgcAAGCCCCCTATTCAGATGGTGATAGAGCCTCCATTTAGAAAGCTCCAGAAAGTTTTTTAAATCCTACTCGTTCTTTttatcttactttttttttaatgcttaataagggcatgtttgtgttttcccatgTTTAGATAAACTCTGTCAATCAGTTAGTGCAAGAATGGAGaaacaggctgcaggagctgaaggcttTAAATGCGTCAGGAAAAGAGTCATTGGTAAGTGTTAAGGAaagctaaaatatttctgttcctgGTATTGCTTTTCTCTTAAATCTTGAGTGAAGGTTTTTCTTACAATTCTCAGCTTTTTTAGACACAGCCCTTTAAGCTGTCTTGCTGTCACCAACATTGGTTTCTGTTCTAAAGGCTGTTAATGAAACAATTTCTAAGGCATGATAGTTGTAATATGCATCcttgtttttaataaagacaTCTTGCCAATTTTCCGTAGATACTGCTACTGTTATCAGAGGATTTTACTGCACTCTTACATCTAAAGTAGGTGATAGGTATTGCTTTGAACATCTTAGGACACAGATTTACTACTAAATATATGTGATAGTGCATCCTTATTTGTGCTTTAATACCCGAGGCTTGAAAATGTCTCATTCCTACATTCAGTAGCAGTTCAAATGGTAGATATGTGAACTGTTCTGAGAATCTCAACCACGGTGTGTTGTGCTCTGGCATGGCAGCCACGAGAAAACATCTGGCATGAAAGGGTCTGGCTGACCGGCAGCGTGAAGATCCTGAGAGTAATCTTAGAGTGCTCCTGGGAGCGTTAAGGAAACTGGAAAGGTTGGAAGGAGGAATTACCTGAGGGAGTAATTGCAGTTTGAGATCTGCGCTGTCCctacttctgtgtgttttttataGGTGATAGAAGAGTTTGAGTGAATACTTGAGCACTTTGCAAGTCAGATGAACATTGAAGTCTGTGAACACAGCTTAGGTTCAATCTACCTTTCTCTAGAATCTTGAAATTAATGAGTTGTTTGCAAGTTGTTTTATAAATGAACCTCATTAGTTAACTAAGGAAGGGAGTGAATCAGGGAGTGAAACCATGATAGCAAGGCAGTAGCTGGATCTCAGTTTTGGAAAACTGTCATTGTAAGCCACATGGAAATACCTGTACTTTCAGGTTGTGTCTTGGTCATATAACAATTGTGAATCAGGTGTGTCAGAAGAGGACACTCAGCAGAACAATTCAAACCAATATTAAGTGATCAGGGAGATGGTGTAAGTCAATTTAGGTGATGTCTGCATGAAGTGCAGTGAAGTTTCAGTAATGTGATTGAACCCCTTGCTCTGTTCAGTTCTGAAGCTGAAGAGGTGGCGTTCAGACAATGATTGTTCTGTGTTCAGAAAGCAGATTGATCCAAAGCAGTGATATAGATAGAGTCATGAAACAGATAGAAAAAATGAGGTGAGAATGAGAGCTCCAAGAGGTTTTGGTCATTACAATTGCTTTTTGCCCATCAGTCAACAGATTGATGGTGCTTGGGTGTTTGACAGAGAATAGCCTGAGTTTTCTTTATAGCTGCAATTGCTTGTGATCAGTCTAATTAACTTTGTTAACTCTTTAACTTTGTTAACTCTCTGTTAACTCAAAGAGTTAAATTAACTCTTTGTCTGAGTTATGTTAAATTGGATGGCACACACATGTTTTTGCATTAAGCATTGATTGAAAGATACTTGCCTGTGTTGGAAtgtagttttcatttctgtatttggaATTTTTTAAGCTATCTCAGTTAAAGAATGCGGTCACTCAACCATTACCTTCTCTTGGATTTGGAGGACAGCAAGCCTCAAGCTTTGGGTTTCCAAGTAAGTTTCTGCATAAACAACCAGCACTTAAAcggatatttttaaatattcttctgCGTTATTGAAATGAAGCAGTGTTTCAGTATCATGGGTGTATCCattctaaatgtattttcttatgCAGTATTGAAATGCAGCAGCGTTGCAGTATCACAGGTGTGCCCATTCTGACCATTCTTATCTATTTCATAATTGCAGGCTttcctgtgagcagcagcagcagtgctgccagttTCTCCTTTAAGGCCAATCCCAGTGTCCCACCTGGAAACGCTGCGGCTGttgggagctctgctgctgcctccaatCCTCCTACCTTTGGTGTGACGTCCTCCCCCAGCGTTCCCAATCCTGTTGGCTCTGGCAATTCTTCAGCCCCATCTGCAGCTTCCTTCTCATTTAAAACGTCTGGAACAACCAGTGGATGTGGAACTTCTGGGCTTTCAGGCTTtggaagttctgctgctgcaaactctTCAAGCACCGCTCCGCTGCCAGTTTCTGCAACTCCCAGTGCAGCGACAGGAACTTCCCAGTCAGGTGCAAGCAGTGCTTCGGCTGCACAGACTGCCGGTGCCTCTGGACATAACGTAACATCCGCGCCTTCTGCAGTCCCAAATGGTATTGCATCAGACAAATTATATACACCGAGGAGTGAATTAACAGCTGAAGAGTTGGAGCAGTTTGAAGCCAAAAGGTTCACGCTAGGAAAGATACCTCTTAAACCACCACCCATAGACCTTTTATATCTTTAGATCTCAAGTTTATTCTGAACTTACATGTCTTAGTTGTTGTTCTGTGGCACCTCCAATAAACAATGTTGTGATGGAGTAATGAATTGGAATGCTTTCCTCTGACCTAAATTTTCCTCTAGTCTCTTAATTCTTCACAGTAGTATACCTTGTGTTCCACACTGCACATCCCCACTTTTCTGCATCAACCACTACGTGGACACAGGTGAGTGTggaaaaacagttccacggagcGGTTTGCCCTTTCCACAAGCTGGAAAGACCCAAACCTCTTTTttcaacatgctctttacacGTACTATGGCgaccttatctccctctgcAGTATGTAGGGCgctggattgggtaggaccatcacaATAGATAGATCCTCAAGTATTGTCCAACCAGGTCACTTCTGCCAAATGTTTCTCCCATCgcttaaatgttaaatatttggCCACCCATTGTCTTCGACATAGTTTTTAACAATCCACTGTACCCTTTGATTTTACCAGGGGCTAGTGCATGTgagggaatatgataaatccactcagtGCCCAAGTATTTgcaagggaatttttgaaatgagtcctATTATCAATTCTGTCTGAAGTGCCGTGTCGCCAGAGGGTTTTTTTCTCCAGACCTAACTTGGTGTTTTGGGCAGTAGaatggggtactgcatatgtttcaagccagcTGGTGGTTGCCTCCACAATGAGAAGCACATAACACCTACCATAATGGGTTCATGGCAAGGTGATATCATCAACCTTCTACACCTCCCCATATTTGTACTTTTGCCATtgtccttccccccccccgagagaggtttcatcctcttggcttgtttaattacaACCtgtgtttcacagtcatgaataacctgtGCACTTGTGTCCATAGTCAAGTCCACCCCTCAATCTCTAGCCTACTTAtatgttgcattttttccttcatggcCTGAGGTTTCATGGGCCCACCAAGCCAGaaagaattcatagaatcatagaatagcctgtgttgaaaaggactactatgatcatttagtttcaaccccccttaTATGTGCAgtgttgccaaccactagaccaggctgcccagagccacatccagcctggccttgaatgcctccagggatggggcatccaaaacctccttgggcaacctgttccagtgtgtcaccaccttctgtgtgaaaaacttcctcctaatatccaacctaaatctcctgtctcggtttaaaaccattcctccttgtcctgtcactgtccacccttgtaaactgacgttccccctcctgtttatatgctcccttcaagtgtggaaggccacagtgaggtctctcttctccaacctaaacaagcccagttccctcaacctttcttcataggagtggtgctccagccctctgatcatcgtAGTGAccctctggacccgctccaacagctccatgtcctttctgtactgggggccccaagcctggatgcagtactccagctggggcctcacaggagctgagtactggggcacaatcacctcccttcccctgctggccaccctttttTATTGCagtccagaacacagttggccttctgcactgcaagcacacactgctggctcacgtccagcttctcatccaccaggacccccaagtccttctcggcagtgctgctctcaaggagatcttcccccagtctatataaatacctggggttgccctgacccaagtgcagcaccctgcacttggccttactgaacctcataaggttctcatgggcccacttctccagcctgtccaggtccctctggatggcttcccttccttccaatgtatcgactgcaccgctcagcttggtgtcatctgcaaacttgctgagggtgcactcgatgccattgtctgtgtcattgatgatgatgttgaagagcaccggtcccaagactgacccctgagggacaccacttgtgactgcctccaccctgacacagaagcacTGATTACAATCCTtcagctgcatccagccaaccagttcttaatTCGCTGAACAGTTCaaccttcaaatccacacctctccaatttagagagaaggatgtggtgagataccacgtcaaaggctttgcagaagtccaggtaggtgACATCCATTGCCCTTCTCCTATCCACcaaagccgtcactccatcatagaaggccaccagatttgTCAGGCaggatctgcccttggtgaagccatgctggctgtttcgaatcacctctttgtctcatatgtgccttaacattgcttctaggaggatctactccatgatcttcccaggcacagaggtgaggctcactggcccGTAGTTTCCCAGatcatcctttctccctttcttaaaaacaggagcaatgtttccctttttccagtcactggagacttcaccagacagccatcatttttcaaatatgatggagagcagctccacaaccacatcagccatctctttcagaagcCTAGGTtggatatcatctggccccatggactcATACatgttcagtttcatgaggaggatTTGGACTTGTTTCACAGTTACAGTGGGATAGAAACCACTTCCCACAGTTCACTCTTGTTTTGCCAGTTCAAGACCATTTGAGCCAAAATTTTGGCAGCTCAATCTACCTGATGGCTACTTTGTTGTTCTTCACTAGCctgactcttgggcacatgagcatctacatgaagcacctttacaaccatattctttattcaggCAGACATGCACTTCCACCAttcagcagcccaaataggtttaccccttCTTTGCAGTTGTTTTGTTGCCACTGCTGTAGCCAaccccataaggcatttgcctCTACCCATGAGTCAAtgtaaagataaagcactggctACCTCTCCCATTCAGCAACACCTAGGGCaaactggacagcctttacctccgCAAATTGACTcaattctccttttccttcagtggcctctgcaacttgtcatgTGGGGCTTCACACAGTAGCATTCCATCTGTGATGtttccccacaatacgacacgGTCtgtctgtgaacagggcatatttcttttcattttctggtagttcgTTGTTTGGTGGGGCCTCCTTAGCATGCGATACCTCTTCTCatggtgatgttccaaactttttgccTTTAGGTCAGTCCATGATTACTATTAAGGTTCCTGAATGACTGAGGTTCCCCTTCTGAGCTCACTGTGTAATGAACgcaatccacttactccaagtggcatcagtggCATGATGGGTGGGGGGAAATTCTCCTATGAACATCCAGTCCAGCACTGGCATTCAAGGTGCTAGAAGGAGCTGTATTTCAGTGCCAATTACTTTGGaaggtcttgaatatctccagagaaagagaatcCACAAccccccctgggcagcctgttccagtactctgtcaccctcactgtgaagaagttccttcacatATTGGTCCAGAACATCCTATGCTTCTGTTTATGGCTGTTTCTCCTCGTCCTGTCCTCACAGACcgctgaaaagaggttggccatgtctcTTGGATTCCCACACTATCTGTGCAGTACTCAGCACTGCTTTAAAAGCTGCTGTGGAGTTCCAAGACGAAAAGCATTCGACAGGAGCCCAAACTATCCAAGCACTGCAGGAATCAGTTAAAGTAACATGAGAACTGGCTAAGACTGCAGAAACAGACAGAGGAACTCAAAAGACAATTAGAAAATGGAACACACTGTGCAGCTCTCTCACTAGAGGTTCCAATGGAACAGTTAAGGGGTAAGGACAATAGCAACATCATCGTCCATAGTTTGCTGCAAGAAAACTTCTATCCTCTGGAAGgattgaaagaaataaaggcaaggctaggcaaaTCAGATGCGTCACCAGCCCAGGTGCATCCTTTGATAAAAACCGAATATACCTTTGATAGCAGTGAGGATCTAAACCCTCAAATGAAAggtaaagaacttcccttcTCAGCCACTGAATTAGCAAAATTGTAAAGAGATTTTGGCTGGTCTCCAAAGGAATCAGAGACAGAGCGTGTATGGAAAGTCAGTCTCGCTGGTAGAGACCAAATACTATTAACTGGAAAGAAAGCTGAAGGTACTGGGGACCAGGAGTATTTTTAACTACTGGCAAGTGATGCACCCTGGTCCTTAACACAAAGGGGTGCCTATTGGGCAGGCATTCTTAACCCTCTAGAAAGGGGAACTCTTGCCATTACTGGGATGGCTGATCCATTAATAGGAAGTGTTCAGAAGGCTGCTAGTCTCCAAATGATGTATGACAGAAAGCTGCAGCCACAACATGAATCACCCATGATGATGCCCATTGATCCCAAGAGAATGACCCCTTTAGTTAGGGGGCTTCCAGAACTGTTGAAGCCCATAGGTATACACTTACAAGGAAAAATACAGGCTGTGCCACAGGGAGCGAGAGCCTAAGCAGCGTTAGTAGGAACTGTAATCCCTAACCTTCTGCAGTCAGGATGCAAAGTGGGGAGAGGTCACTTCAGAGTTAATAAACTACATCTGAAGGTAGGGTCCTGTGACTACCCTCACCATTAGACAGGACACATAGGGAGTAAGGCACACAGTTGCTAATCTAACCCCTTGCTTTTATATTCTATTCCTTATCTACCGCCATTcatcccttcccatctcccTAAGCAACTAGGATTTCTAATAAACTGGTTGAGCTAACATTTGACCCACACTGTCTTAATCTTGCCGTTGGGTATGCATATATTgaaagaacctcctctccctcctgtcaattggagcgagacagctGCTTCTAAAGCAATAGGTACAGAAACGCAGCTCCTTCTAGCACCTCAACCACTAGTGCACAGCTgcatgtttaaaggaaaggttcccCTCGCCCATCATGCCGTGGAGTGATTGGATTGCATTCATTATGCAACGAGCTTTTGTGGGGAAtctcagtcgtccaggaatcttagaagTGATGGTGGACtgacttgaagaaaaaatgtttggaaCAGCACCGCAGGAGAAGGACTGCGGGCTACAGGGGCCCCACCATCCAATGAATTgccataaaacaaaaagaaataagtcTTGTTCACCGATGGACCATGTCATACTGTGGGGGAAGCACTGCAGATAGAAAGCTGCAGTGTGGAACCCCTCACAGTGAGTTtcagaggccactgaaggaaaaggagaattgAGACaatctgcagaggaaaaggctGTCCAGCTCACCTTAGGTGTTGCTGAAAGGGAgaggtggccagtgctttatctttactctgactcatggatggtggcaaaagaaaaaaatgggagtGGTTACAGAGGTGGCAACaaaacaactgcaaagaaaTGGTAAACTTACTAGGGCTGCTGAAATTCTTCCAAAGTCTTCCAAATTCCCTTCTCCCCTTAGGTCCATCTAGGTTAGGTTTGTATGAGAGCATCTGGCCGATGTTGATTTGGTTACGTGCAGCAGGACATTCAGATTTGTCATGGCTCTTTCACTGAGCAAAAGCACTTCCATTTTAAATAGCCCTTGCACATTTAAGGGCACTGAAACCTTCTAGTGCAGCTTAACAGCAGTAGCAGGCTGAGATGCTGTAGAGAGTAAAGGCTTTTAGCTCATCACTTGAGTTTGAAAAtaagctgttttcagttttgggatagcacagctgcaggagcacaacTTTGGCTTTTGTCACAGGAAGCCCATCCGGAACAGCTACATAGCCTCTCGCTGAGGAAGCTAAGGGTGCCATTGCAGAAGTATGTGTAGTAATTGGAACAAGTCTCCGGactgctccagcagccctgcttggaaaaacacagtgaatAAGAAGTAAACGCATCTCCAAGCCAACGTGGCggtgttttgtttgtgggttGGATCGCTGGCAACGTCAGCTGAACACAGATGCGTTGCTTCAGCTACCGAGCACTCACCAAAAAAGTTCCGTACAAGCAACCCTCTTCTGTAGCAAAATATATGCAAGCTTCTGGTCCATTGACGCCGGACGCAAAAACGGAGGATCCTTGGTTTCTATGAAGCCCGCAGAGTGCCTACCGCACTCTGTCATCCCCCATTTCAGATGTGCTGGTGCTGTTTCAGCAAGGTGTTTCA is part of the Gallus gallus isolate bGalGal1 chromosome 2, bGalGal1.mat.broiler.GRCg7b, whole genome shotgun sequence genome and harbors:
- the NUP42 gene encoding nucleoporin NUP42 isoform 1 (isoform 1 is encoded by transcript variant 1), giving the protein MTICQFFLQGRCRFGDRCWNEHPRGGGGRPHSAGPVRGAGGGWGAASQRYANVIQPPIFKHSTWGGSGDGGGFSGASDFGSPGNKSAVFSQNRFSALSSAHPADGFSDEEQRLLDCVAKDMATWESSGQWMFSCYSPEAGKPNVSGFREFSAEEVRLEYYNCSANNNTENYINSVNQLVQEWRNRLQELKALNASGKESLLSQLKNAVTQPLPSLGFGGQQASSFGFPSFPVSSSSSAASFSFKANPSVPPGNAAAVGSSAAASNPPTFGVTSSPSVPNPVGSGNSSAPSAASFSFKTSGTTSGCGTSGLSGFGSSAAANSSSTAPLPVSATPSAATGTSQSGASSASAAQTAGASGHNVTSAPSAVPNGIASDKLYTPRSELTAEELEQFEAKRFTLGKIPLKPPPIDLLYL
- the NUP42 gene encoding nucleoporin NUP42 isoform 2 (isoform 2 is encoded by transcript variant 2), which translates into the protein MTICQFFLQGRCRFGDRCWNEHPRGGGGRPHSGPVRGAGGGWGAASQRYANVIQPPIFKHSTWGGSGDGGGFSGASDFGSPGNKSAVFSQNRFSALSSAHPADGFSDEEQRLLDCVAKDMATWESSGQWMFSCYSPEAGKPNVSGFREFSAEEVRLEYYNCSANNNTENYINSVNQLVQEWRNRLQELKALNASGKESLLSQLKNAVTQPLPSLGFGGQQASSFGFPSFPVSSSSSAASFSFKANPSVPPGNAAAVGSSAAASNPPTFGVTSSPSVPNPVGSGNSSAPSAASFSFKTSGTTSGCGTSGLSGFGSSAAANSSSTAPLPVSATPSAATGTSQSGASSASAAQTAGASGHNVTSAPSAVPNGIASDKLYTPRSELTAEELEQFEAKRFTLGKIPLKPPPIDLLYL